From a single Parambassis ranga chromosome 2, fParRan2.1, whole genome shotgun sequence genomic region:
- the LOC114432680 gene encoding secretory carrier-associated membrane protein 3-like has product MSKYTSFPEPMDDNPFQDPAVTQHSSNTGYATLDLYNPFENTAGPPPPYEATSPSAPSVPAQTPPSRTTPTEPRNYGSYTSQTAVNATTAELLKKQEELEKKAQELERRERELESHSLGPGASRQNNWPPLPSFCPVGPCFYQDINVEISQRFQRTVTIMYYFWMFCTCTLLLNLVSSLAMFCVDASGGVGLGLAILWALLFTPCSFVCWYRPMYKAFRSDSSFNFFIFFFVFFAQVVVDVIMTIGIPGWGFSGWIVSLAALQHSVAVGAIMMINAILFTGQTAMGVVMLKKIHSLYRQTDASFQKAQAEFATGVMSNQAVRQAAAKAAQGTFTTP; this is encoded by the exons ATGTCAAAGTACACCAGCTTCCCTGAGCCGATGGATGACAACCCGTTCCAG GACCCTGCAGTGActcaacacagcagcaacacaggaTACGCCACACTGGACCTGTACAACCCATTTGAAAACACAGCTGGG ccTCCGCCTCCGTATGAAGCCACCTCTCCTTCTGCTCCATCCGTCCCTGCACAGACCCCACCAAGCAGGACCACACCTACTGAACCTCGCAACTATGGCTCATACACTTCCCAG ACTGCAGTGAATGCTACCACAGCAGAGCTCCtcaagaagcaggaggagctggagaagaaaGCCCAGGAGCTAGAGAGGAGAGAGCGGGAGCTTGAGTCACACAGCCTTGGCCCTGGAGCCT ccCGACAGAATAACTGGCCCCCACTGCCTTCGTTCTGCCCTGTCGGACCTTGCTTCTACCAGGACATCAATGTGGAGATCAGCCAGCGCTTCCAGCGAACTGTCACCATCATGTATTACTTCTGGATGT TCTGCACATGCACGCTGCTGTTGAACCTGGTCTCCTCCCTGGCCATGTTCTGTGTGGACGCCTCTGGTGGTGTTGGCCTAGGCCTCGCCATCCTCTGGGCCCTGCTCTTCACCCCCTGCTCCTTCGTCTGTTGGTATCGACCTATGTACAAAGCCTTCAG gAGTGACAGCTCCTTCAacttcttcattttcttcttcgTTTTCTTTGCACAAGTGGTTGTTGATGTCATCATGACCATCGGCATCCCTGGATGGGGGTTCAG TGGGTGGATTGTGAGCCTGGCTGCCCTGCAGCACAGTGTCGCCGTTGGTGCAATCATGATGATAAATGCTATCCTCTTCACTGGCCAGACTGCCATGGGAGTTGTCATGCTGAAGAAG ATCCACAGTCTGTACAGGCAAACCGATGCCAGCTTCCAGAAGGCCCAGGCTGAGTTCGCCACCGGAGTCATGTCCAATCAGGCCGTACGCCAGGCCGCTGCCAAGGCTGCCCAGGGGACCTTTACCACACcgtga
- the LOC114432683 gene encoding E3 ubiquitin-protein ligase RNF115-like, with the protein MAEAVDSPQHRFFCHCCKSETNPKLPDFVCPRCDSGFIEEVTEDSSLLQDSTASITSTDSNSLFSELWQLLFMERSALLSHPPSSESDESEQVSAGQSSTSLVAAEATEVESPSSPDQERSSRPEQRPAVEGIVQQFLAGLFANAGNPGAAPAALSNMLQLYSNPADYAWGQGGFDAVITELLGQLESTGPPPAEKEMISSLPTVCISQEQTDCRLECPVCREEFFLGESVKKLPCLHYFHSECIVPWLELHDTCPVCRKSLDGVDNSIPPTAQPPEARSIRTEQQERQAI; encoded by the exons ATGGCGGAGGCTGTGGATTCACCACAACACCggtttttctgtcactgctgtaAAAGTGAGACAAACCCTAAACTCCCG GATTTTGTCTGCCCCAGATGCGACTCTGGCTTCATTGAAGAGGTGACAGAAGACTCCAG TCTCCTGCAGGACAGCACAGCATCCATCACCAGCACGGACTCAAACTCATTGTTCTCAGAA TTATGGCAGCTGCTTTTTATGGAgcgctctgctctgctgtcgcATCCGCCTTCCTCAGAGTCCGACGAAAGTGAGCAGGTATCTGCAGGCCAGAGCAGCACTTCTCTGGTGGCTGCTGAGGCCACAGAAGTAGAATCTCCTTCCAGCCCAGATCAGGAGAGGTCGTCCAGGCCTGAACAGAGGCCTGCAGTGGAAGG gATTGTGCAGCAGTTCTTGGCCGGCCTCTTTGCCAACGCTGGAAACCCTGGTGCTGCACCAGCTGCACt ATCCAACATGCTTCAGCTGTACTCTAACCCTGCAGATTACGCGTGGGGTCAGGGAGGTTTCGACGCCGTCATTACGGAG TTATTGGGGCAGTTGGAGAGCACAGGGCCACCCCCAGCAGAAAAGGAGATGATCTCATCCCTGCCAACAGTTTGCATCTCTCAAGAACAGACAG actgcagacttgAGTGCCCTGTCTGTAGAGAGGAGTTTTTCTTAGGAGAGTCTGTCAAGAAGCTTCCCTGCCTCCATTACTTTCACAGTGAATGCATAGTGCCTTGGTTGGAGCTA catgaTACCTGCCCGGTGTGCCGTAAAAGCCTGGATGGTGTTGACAACAGCATCCCACCCACAGCACAACCCCCAGAAGCCCGCTCCATCAGGACAGAGCAACAGGAGAGGCAGGCGATCTGA